The proteins below are encoded in one region of Phyllopteryx taeniolatus isolate TA_2022b chromosome 11, UOR_Ptae_1.2, whole genome shotgun sequence:
- the LOC133486109 gene encoding centrosomal protein of 55 kDa-like isoform X1, which translates to MSCDKRMNLWEKPNPSLSRSVNLKEWTIMSTAKDDASDEQFSSDVAVLQKSLKNALAKNHQWLAYDQQREAYVRTVVDRMLWLDKQLDQAVRAQLSQHNKEHSEAEERVSQMKEHFESLVVIGRDNLVILKQQLDVTLHDLANAKIRYEEKEIEANDLMQQLQRCAVEKEQMMDEMKALQWKLDEETRRTANLEKQSAGIGSSRPTTRVGISGMENGWMDGYSPFNDPGQQCSDKSTQRTEGRKEFRKGGIVGTKETREKSLFQRKKDERKSSLFQSFMIKRNNASQDKIADLEGQVHSSSQDLEDEMENCSYLKRQLVRVVNMLRRSDDQLAFYEKRKQREEDYRKEEEEPIYVEMKPCWTSSPNDSSLDRSSLDCPRCQIRCPISQYRQMMDHLEVCLN; encoded by the exons ATGTCCTGCGACAAACGTATGAATCTGTGGGAAAAGCCCAATCCATCTCTCAGTAGGAGCGTCAATCTGAAGGAGTGGACCATCATGTCTACTGCAAAG gatGATGCTTCAGATGAGCAGTTCTCAAGTGATGTTGCAGTGCTccaaaagagtctcaaaaaT GCCTTGGCCAAGAACCACCAGTGGCTGGCTTATGACCAGCAGCGAGAAGCCTACGTTAGGACAGTCGTGGACAGAATGCTGTGGCTGGACAAGCAGCTGGACCAGGCCGTCCGGGCCCAGTTATCGCAGCACAATAAGGAGCATTCAGAGG CAGAGGAGAGAGTAAGCCAGATGAAGGAGCACTTTGAAAGCCTGGTGGTGATTGGTCGAGACAACCTGGTGATACTCAAGCAGCAGCTCGACGTCACCCTCCATGACCTGGCAAACGCCAAAATTAG GTACGAGGAAAAGGAGATTGAAGCCAATGACCTCATGCAGCAGCTCCAGCGTTGCGCCGTGGAGAAAGAGCAGATGATGGACGAGATGAAAGCGCTCCAGTGGAAACTGGACGAGGAGACGCGGCGCACCGCTAATTTGGAGAAACAG tcagctgggataggctccagcagacccacgacccgagtggggataagcggtatggagaatggatggatggatggatactcacCCTTTAATGACCCGGGACAGCAGTGCAGTGACAAGTCAACTCAGAGgacggaaggaaggaaagagttCAGAAAAGGAGGGATTGTGGGGACAAAGGAAACAAGAGAGAAAAGTTTGTTCCAGCGAAAGAAGGATGAACGTAAG TCTTCTCTCTTTCAGAGCTTCATGATAAAGCGCAATAATGCCAGCCAGGACAAGATCGCAGACCTGGAGGGACAG GTCCATAGTTCCTCCCAGGACCTTGAAGATGAAATGGAGAACTGTTCGTATTTGAAGAGACAGCTGGTCAGAGTTGTCAATATGCTGCGAAGAAGCGACGACCAACTGGCATTCTATGAAAAg AGAAAGCAGCGGGAGGAAGACTacaggaaggaggaggaggagcctaTCTATGTAGAAATGAAACCCTGCTGGACATCATCACCCAATGACAGTAGCTTGGATAGAAGCTCCCTGGACTGCCCCCGTTGTCAGATCCGGTGTCCTATCAGTCAGTACCGGCAGATGATGGACCACCTGGAAGTCTGCCTCAACTGA
- the LOC133486109 gene encoding centrosomal protein of 55 kDa-like isoform X2 has product MSCDKRMNLWEKPNPSLSRSVNLKEWTIMSTAKDDASDEQFSSDVAVLQKSLKNALAKNHQWLAYDQQREAYVRTVVDRMLWLDKQLDQAVRAQLSQHNKEHSEEERVSQMKEHFESLVVIGRDNLVILKQQLDVTLHDLANAKIRYEEKEIEANDLMQQLQRCAVEKEQMMDEMKALQWKLDEETRRTANLEKQSAGIGSSRPTTRVGISGMENGWMDGYSPFNDPGQQCSDKSTQRTEGRKEFRKGGIVGTKETREKSLFQRKKDERKSSLFQSFMIKRNNASQDKIADLEGQVHSSSQDLEDEMENCSYLKRQLVRVVNMLRRSDDQLAFYEKRKQREEDYRKEEEEPIYVEMKPCWTSSPNDSSLDRSSLDCPRCQIRCPISQYRQMMDHLEVCLN; this is encoded by the exons ATGTCCTGCGACAAACGTATGAATCTGTGGGAAAAGCCCAATCCATCTCTCAGTAGGAGCGTCAATCTGAAGGAGTGGACCATCATGTCTACTGCAAAG gatGATGCTTCAGATGAGCAGTTCTCAAGTGATGTTGCAGTGCTccaaaagagtctcaaaaaT GCCTTGGCCAAGAACCACCAGTGGCTGGCTTATGACCAGCAGCGAGAAGCCTACGTTAGGACAGTCGTGGACAGAATGCTGTGGCTGGACAAGCAGCTGGACCAGGCCGTCCGGGCCCAGTTATCGCAGCACAATAAGGAGCATTCAGAGG AGGAGAGAGTAAGCCAGATGAAGGAGCACTTTGAAAGCCTGGTGGTGATTGGTCGAGACAACCTGGTGATACTCAAGCAGCAGCTCGACGTCACCCTCCATGACCTGGCAAACGCCAAAATTAG GTACGAGGAAAAGGAGATTGAAGCCAATGACCTCATGCAGCAGCTCCAGCGTTGCGCCGTGGAGAAAGAGCAGATGATGGACGAGATGAAAGCGCTCCAGTGGAAACTGGACGAGGAGACGCGGCGCACCGCTAATTTGGAGAAACAG tcagctgggataggctccagcagacccacgacccgagtggggataagcggtatggagaatggatggatggatggatactcacCCTTTAATGACCCGGGACAGCAGTGCAGTGACAAGTCAACTCAGAGgacggaaggaaggaaagagttCAGAAAAGGAGGGATTGTGGGGACAAAGGAAACAAGAGAGAAAAGTTTGTTCCAGCGAAAGAAGGATGAACGTAAG TCTTCTCTCTTTCAGAGCTTCATGATAAAGCGCAATAATGCCAGCCAGGACAAGATCGCAGACCTGGAGGGACAG GTCCATAGTTCCTCCCAGGACCTTGAAGATGAAATGGAGAACTGTTCGTATTTGAAGAGACAGCTGGTCAGAGTTGTCAATATGCTGCGAAGAAGCGACGACCAACTGGCATTCTATGAAAAg AGAAAGCAGCGGGAGGAAGACTacaggaaggaggaggaggagcctaTCTATGTAGAAATGAAACCCTGCTGGACATCATCACCCAATGACAGTAGCTTGGATAGAAGCTCCCTGGACTGCCCCCGTTGTCAGATCCGGTGTCCTATCAGTCAGTACCGGCAGATGATGGACCACCTGGAAGTCTGCCTCAACTGA
- the LOC133486109 gene encoding centrosomal protein of 55 kDa-like isoform X5, with the protein MSCDKRMNLWEKPNPSLSRSVNLKEWTIMSTAKDDASDEQFSSDVAVLQKSLKNALAKNHQWLAYDQQREAYVRTVVDRMLWLDKQLDQAVRAQLSQHNKEHSEAEERVSQMKEHFESLVVIGRDNLVILKQQLDVTLHDLANAKIRYEEKEIEANDLMQQLQRCAVEKEQMMDEMKALQWKLDEETRRTANLEKQSSLFQSFMIKRNNASQDKIADLEGQVHSSSQDLEDEMENCSYLKRQLVRVVNMLRRSDDQLAFYEKRKQREEDYRKEEEEPIYVEMKPCWTSSPNDSSLDRSSLDCPRCQIRCPISQYRQMMDHLEVCLN; encoded by the exons ATGTCCTGCGACAAACGTATGAATCTGTGGGAAAAGCCCAATCCATCTCTCAGTAGGAGCGTCAATCTGAAGGAGTGGACCATCATGTCTACTGCAAAG gatGATGCTTCAGATGAGCAGTTCTCAAGTGATGTTGCAGTGCTccaaaagagtctcaaaaaT GCCTTGGCCAAGAACCACCAGTGGCTGGCTTATGACCAGCAGCGAGAAGCCTACGTTAGGACAGTCGTGGACAGAATGCTGTGGCTGGACAAGCAGCTGGACCAGGCCGTCCGGGCCCAGTTATCGCAGCACAATAAGGAGCATTCAGAGG CAGAGGAGAGAGTAAGCCAGATGAAGGAGCACTTTGAAAGCCTGGTGGTGATTGGTCGAGACAACCTGGTGATACTCAAGCAGCAGCTCGACGTCACCCTCCATGACCTGGCAAACGCCAAAATTAG GTACGAGGAAAAGGAGATTGAAGCCAATGACCTCATGCAGCAGCTCCAGCGTTGCGCCGTGGAGAAAGAGCAGATGATGGACGAGATGAAAGCGCTCCAGTGGAAACTGGACGAGGAGACGCGGCGCACCGCTAATTTGGAGAAACAG TCTTCTCTCTTTCAGAGCTTCATGATAAAGCGCAATAATGCCAGCCAGGACAAGATCGCAGACCTGGAGGGACAG GTCCATAGTTCCTCCCAGGACCTTGAAGATGAAATGGAGAACTGTTCGTATTTGAAGAGACAGCTGGTCAGAGTTGTCAATATGCTGCGAAGAAGCGACGACCAACTGGCATTCTATGAAAAg AGAAAGCAGCGGGAGGAAGACTacaggaaggaggaggaggagcctaTCTATGTAGAAATGAAACCCTGCTGGACATCATCACCCAATGACAGTAGCTTGGATAGAAGCTCCCTGGACTGCCCCCGTTGTCAGATCCGGTGTCCTATCAGTCAGTACCGGCAGATGATGGACCACCTGGAAGTCTGCCTCAACTGA
- the LOC133486109 gene encoding centrosomal protein of 55 kDa-like isoform X4, protein MSCDKRMNLWEKPNPSLSRSVNLKEWTIMSTAKDDASDEQFSSDVAVLQKSLKNALAKNHQWLAYDQQREAYVRTVVDRMLWLDKQLDQAVRAQLSQHNKEHSEAEERVSQMKEHFESLVVIGRDNLVILKQQLDVTLHDLANAKIRYEEKEIEANDLMQQLQRCAVEKEQMMDEMKALQWKLDEETRRTANLEKQCSDKSTQRTEGRKEFRKGGIVGTKETREKSLFQRKKDERKSSLFQSFMIKRNNASQDKIADLEGQVHSSSQDLEDEMENCSYLKRQLVRVVNMLRRSDDQLAFYEKRKQREEDYRKEEEEPIYVEMKPCWTSSPNDSSLDRSSLDCPRCQIRCPISQYRQMMDHLEVCLN, encoded by the exons ATGTCCTGCGACAAACGTATGAATCTGTGGGAAAAGCCCAATCCATCTCTCAGTAGGAGCGTCAATCTGAAGGAGTGGACCATCATGTCTACTGCAAAG gatGATGCTTCAGATGAGCAGTTCTCAAGTGATGTTGCAGTGCTccaaaagagtctcaaaaaT GCCTTGGCCAAGAACCACCAGTGGCTGGCTTATGACCAGCAGCGAGAAGCCTACGTTAGGACAGTCGTGGACAGAATGCTGTGGCTGGACAAGCAGCTGGACCAGGCCGTCCGGGCCCAGTTATCGCAGCACAATAAGGAGCATTCAGAGG CAGAGGAGAGAGTAAGCCAGATGAAGGAGCACTTTGAAAGCCTGGTGGTGATTGGTCGAGACAACCTGGTGATACTCAAGCAGCAGCTCGACGTCACCCTCCATGACCTGGCAAACGCCAAAATTAG GTACGAGGAAAAGGAGATTGAAGCCAATGACCTCATGCAGCAGCTCCAGCGTTGCGCCGTGGAGAAAGAGCAGATGATGGACGAGATGAAAGCGCTCCAGTGGAAACTGGACGAGGAGACGCGGCGCACCGCTAATTTGGAGAAACAG TGCAGTGACAAGTCAACTCAGAGgacggaaggaaggaaagagttCAGAAAAGGAGGGATTGTGGGGACAAAGGAAACAAGAGAGAAAAGTTTGTTCCAGCGAAAGAAGGATGAACGTAAG TCTTCTCTCTTTCAGAGCTTCATGATAAAGCGCAATAATGCCAGCCAGGACAAGATCGCAGACCTGGAGGGACAG GTCCATAGTTCCTCCCAGGACCTTGAAGATGAAATGGAGAACTGTTCGTATTTGAAGAGACAGCTGGTCAGAGTTGTCAATATGCTGCGAAGAAGCGACGACCAACTGGCATTCTATGAAAAg AGAAAGCAGCGGGAGGAAGACTacaggaaggaggaggaggagcctaTCTATGTAGAAATGAAACCCTGCTGGACATCATCACCCAATGACAGTAGCTTGGATAGAAGCTCCCTGGACTGCCCCCGTTGTCAGATCCGGTGTCCTATCAGTCAGTACCGGCAGATGATGGACCACCTGGAAGTCTGCCTCAACTGA
- the LOC133486109 gene encoding centrosomal protein of 55 kDa-like isoform X3, with the protein MSCDKRMNLWEKPNPSLSRSVNLKEWTIMSTAKDDASDEQFSSDVAVLQKSLKNALAKNHQWLAYDQQREAYVRTVVDRMLWLDKQLDQAVRAQLSQHNKEHSEAEERVSQMKEHFESLVVIGRDNLVILKQQLDVTLHDLANAKIRYEEKEIEANDLMQQLQRCAVEKEQMMDEMKALQWKLDEETRRTANLEKQQCSDKSTQRTEGRKEFRKGGIVGTKETREKSLFQRKKDERKSSLFQSFMIKRNNASQDKIADLEGQVHSSSQDLEDEMENCSYLKRQLVRVVNMLRRSDDQLAFYEKRKQREEDYRKEEEEPIYVEMKPCWTSSPNDSSLDRSSLDCPRCQIRCPISQYRQMMDHLEVCLN; encoded by the exons ATGTCCTGCGACAAACGTATGAATCTGTGGGAAAAGCCCAATCCATCTCTCAGTAGGAGCGTCAATCTGAAGGAGTGGACCATCATGTCTACTGCAAAG gatGATGCTTCAGATGAGCAGTTCTCAAGTGATGTTGCAGTGCTccaaaagagtctcaaaaaT GCCTTGGCCAAGAACCACCAGTGGCTGGCTTATGACCAGCAGCGAGAAGCCTACGTTAGGACAGTCGTGGACAGAATGCTGTGGCTGGACAAGCAGCTGGACCAGGCCGTCCGGGCCCAGTTATCGCAGCACAATAAGGAGCATTCAGAGG CAGAGGAGAGAGTAAGCCAGATGAAGGAGCACTTTGAAAGCCTGGTGGTGATTGGTCGAGACAACCTGGTGATACTCAAGCAGCAGCTCGACGTCACCCTCCATGACCTGGCAAACGCCAAAATTAG GTACGAGGAAAAGGAGATTGAAGCCAATGACCTCATGCAGCAGCTCCAGCGTTGCGCCGTGGAGAAAGAGCAGATGATGGACGAGATGAAAGCGCTCCAGTGGAAACTGGACGAGGAGACGCGGCGCACCGCTAATTTGGAGAAACAG CAGTGCAGTGACAAGTCAACTCAGAGgacggaaggaaggaaagagttCAGAAAAGGAGGGATTGTGGGGACAAAGGAAACAAGAGAGAAAAGTTTGTTCCAGCGAAAGAAGGATGAACGTAAG TCTTCTCTCTTTCAGAGCTTCATGATAAAGCGCAATAATGCCAGCCAGGACAAGATCGCAGACCTGGAGGGACAG GTCCATAGTTCCTCCCAGGACCTTGAAGATGAAATGGAGAACTGTTCGTATTTGAAGAGACAGCTGGTCAGAGTTGTCAATATGCTGCGAAGAAGCGACGACCAACTGGCATTCTATGAAAAg AGAAAGCAGCGGGAGGAAGACTacaggaaggaggaggaggagcctaTCTATGTAGAAATGAAACCCTGCTGGACATCATCACCCAATGACAGTAGCTTGGATAGAAGCTCCCTGGACTGCCCCCGTTGTCAGATCCGGTGTCCTATCAGTCAGTACCGGCAGATGATGGACCACCTGGAAGTCTGCCTCAACTGA
- the LOC133486109 gene encoding centrosomal protein of 55 kDa-like isoform X6, with amino-acid sequence MQVFGLWEESGVPGENPRRHGENMQTPHRRGRDVNPGPQNCEGDVLVHRAAFSSSIQSNSHILYAGYEEKEIEANDLMQQLQRCAVEKEQMMDEMKALQWKLDEETRRTANLEKQSAGIGSSRPTTRVGISGMENGWMDGYSPFNDPGQQCSDKSTQRTEGRKEFRKGGIVGTKETREKSLFQRKKDERKSSLFQSFMIKRNNASQDKIADLEGQVHSSSQDLEDEMENCSYLKRQLVRVVNMLRRSDDQLAFYEKRKQREEDYRKEEEEPIYVEMKPCWTSSPNDSSLDRSSLDCPRCQIRCPISQYRQMMDHLEVCLN; translated from the exons atgcaggtttttgggttgtgggaggaaagcggagtacccggagaaaacccacgcaggcatggggagaacatgcaaactccacacaggcggggccgggatgtgaaccccggtcctcagaactgcgagggaGATGtgctcgtccaccgtgccgccttcagtagttcaattcaaagtaATTCTCATATTTTATATGCAGG GTACGAGGAAAAGGAGATTGAAGCCAATGACCTCATGCAGCAGCTCCAGCGTTGCGCCGTGGAGAAAGAGCAGATGATGGACGAGATGAAAGCGCTCCAGTGGAAACTGGACGAGGAGACGCGGCGCACCGCTAATTTGGAGAAACAG tcagctgggataggctccagcagacccacgacccgagtggggataagcggtatggagaatggatggatggatggatactcacCCTTTAATGACCCGGGACAGCAGTGCAGTGACAAGTCAACTCAGAGgacggaaggaaggaaagagttCAGAAAAGGAGGGATTGTGGGGACAAAGGAAACAAGAGAGAAAAGTTTGTTCCAGCGAAAGAAGGATGAACGTAAG TCTTCTCTCTTTCAGAGCTTCATGATAAAGCGCAATAATGCCAGCCAGGACAAGATCGCAGACCTGGAGGGACAG GTCCATAGTTCCTCCCAGGACCTTGAAGATGAAATGGAGAACTGTTCGTATTTGAAGAGACAGCTGGTCAGAGTTGTCAATATGCTGCGAAGAAGCGACGACCAACTGGCATTCTATGAAAAg AGAAAGCAGCGGGAGGAAGACTacaggaaggaggaggaggagcctaTCTATGTAGAAATGAAACCCTGCTGGACATCATCACCCAATGACAGTAGCTTGGATAGAAGCTCCCTGGACTGCCCCCGTTGTCAGATCCGGTGTCCTATCAGTCAGTACCGGCAGATGATGGACCACCTGGAAGTCTGCCTCAACTGA